The following proteins are co-located in the Malus sylvestris chromosome 13, drMalSylv7.2, whole genome shotgun sequence genome:
- the LOC126597012 gene encoding transcription factor IBH1-like 1: MRNFSSCCIKREFLKKWIKGLQVCNSSSTSSKKKMTNLDRKKAIKLSADIAMASTRNGTTSWSRAVIANATDKNDGNNRIVVERILGGGAAAAAAGCPRCHPEHCEIKKASRSVSSVVHKKILKKSRRVRSTNVLRRKRAKTHPITKRLVRKKTQVLKSLVPGGQSMDELRLR; encoded by the coding sequence ATGCGTAATTTCAGTTCTTGTTGTATCAAACGAGAATTCCTGAAGAAATGGATAAAGGGTCTTCAAGTATGCAATAGCAGCAGCACCTCTTCGAAGAAAAAGATGACCAACTTAGACAGAAAGAAGGCTATCAAGTTGTCAGCAGATATAGCCATGGCTTCAACAAGAAATGGAACTACAAGTTGGAGCCGCGCCGTCATAGCCAATGCTACTGACAAGAACGACGGCAATAACAGAATCGTGGTCGAGCGTATACTGggtggtggtgctgctgctgctgctgctggttgTCCTCGTTGTCATCCTGAGCACTGTGAGATTAAGAAAGCTTCAAGATCAGTGTCGTCCGTGGTGCACAAGAAGATCTTGAAAAAGAGCCGGAGGGTACGTAGTACTAATGTGTTGAGGAGGAAACGTGCAAAAACCCATCCGATTACAAAGAGATTGGTCCGGAAGAAAACACAAGTGCTCAAGAGTCTTGTTCCTGGAGGACAATCCATGGATGAGCTCAGGTTGAGGTAA